DNA from Mycobacterium sp. SMC-8:
AGAACCAGACCCTCGACCGCGGGGGCCGCCGCGACGATCGCGACCGAGCGCGACAACCCGGCAGGCGAGGGGCCGCGCAACGCGACCACGACCTCCGCACGGGGACCCTGCACCGGATCGGCCACCATGTCGGTCGGGTCGACCATCGGATGCCGCGAGCACCCCAGCGAAACATACTGCACCGCAGCGTCTCCCGGCCCGGCGAAGCGCAGCACGTCGATGCGTTCGGTGCCGAGGAAGGTGACGCTGGCAATGCCCGGCTCGGCGGTGATGCCGTTGCGGGCGAAGTGATCCCGCACATGCGCACGAACCAGGTCGAGAACCTCGGTCATGCGCGCACTTCCGGCAGGGACAGGTTGCTTCCGGTACGGGGATCGAACAGCTGCACGTTGGCCGGATTCAACGCCAGCTGCACGGTCGACCCGGGCTTGGCCGCCGAATGCACCGGAAACCGTGCGACGAACTCGTTCTCACCGGCCGCCGACTCCGCGGCGACCTCGGCCAGCTGCACCGCCTGCGCCGCGGGGCCGTCTACCCCGAAGTAGACGTACTTGTCGGCGCCCAGCGTCTCCACCATCTCGACGGTGACCTCGAACACCAGGGCGCCGATCTTGGCATAGGCGTCGATGACGGCCGCGTCCTCGAGGTGTTCCGGACGGATCCCCGCGATCAGGTCATCGGCGAAGCGGTGATCCCTGAGCCGCTCGTAGACGGCTCCGGTCAACGGGATCTCACCGAAAGGCAACCGGATACCGAGCTCGGTCAGCGCGGCCGGGAAGAAGTTCATCGCCGGGGAACCGATGAACCCCGCCACGAAAAGGTTGACAGGTGAGCGGTACAACTCCTCGGGGGTGCCGATCTGCTGCACAGCGCCACTCGACATCACCACCACCCGGTCACCGAGCGTCATGGCCTCGGTCTGGTCATGGGTCACATAGAGCGTCGTCGTCCCGAGCCGCTTCTGCAGACGCGCGATCTCGGTGCGCATCTGCCCCCTCAGCTTCGCATCGAGATTCGACAACGGCTCGTCCAGCAGGAAGGCCTTGGGATTCCGTACGATGGCGCGCCCCATCGCGACCCGCTGGCGCTGACCCCCCGAGAGCTGGCTCGGCTTACGGTCCAGCACGGCAGTCAGGTCAAGGGTTTTCGCCGTCTGCTCGACCTTCTGCGCGATCTCGTACCTGTTCAGCTTGGCCAGGGTCAGCGGGAACGCGATGTTCTCGCCCACCGTCATGTGCGGGTAGAGAGCATACGACTGGAACACCATCGCGATGTCGCGGTCTTTGACCGACCGCTCGTTGACCCGCTCACCGTCGATACGCAACTCGCCGGAGGTGATCTCTTCGAGTCCGGCGATCATGTTGAGCGTGGTGGACTTACCGCAACCCGACGGCCCGACCAGGATCACGAATTCGCCGTCGGCGACCGTGATCGACAGGTCGCGCACAGCCGCCGTGCCGTCGGGGTAACTCTTGGTCACCCCGTCCAAAACGATCTCAGCCATCGGCTCCCTCTCACCGCACGGGCCCGGGCATCACACCGATACCCGCCCCTGCGACGGGATTGTCCCGCGGGGCAAAACTAGGGCCAACGCGTCGCCGAGTGCAACATCGTCACCGCAGGCCGCCGCGGTGCACGACGCAGGAGTCAGATGGTCAGGCGGGCGAGCAGATCCCGGCCGCGCTCGGCGTTCTGCGGGTCGCAGAGCACGTCGTAGCGTCCGGCCACCAGCTGCAGCGTCGAACTGAAATCTCTTGTCCCGCGCGCCATCGCATACGGGATCGCCGAGGTGATCAGGCCGAAGAACACACCGGCGATCAACCCGGTGACGAGCGCACTCCACGGGTTGGGGCTGAAGAACCCGAGAATCAAACCGATGAACAGGCCCAGCCAGGCGCCGGTGAGCACCCCGCCGCCGAGCACCTTCGGCCACGTCAACCGTCCTGTGACGCGCTCGACCTGCATCAGGTCCACGCCGACGATGGTGACCTGCTGGACCGGAAACTCTTGGTCGGACAGGTAGTCCACGGCGCGCTGCGCCTCCGCATAGGTGGGATACGAACCGATCGGCCAACCCTTGGGCGGGGTCGGAAGGCCTACCGGGCGACCACGTCCCGTGGCCGGGCCGCCGGGCGCCGCAGCGGGATTCTGTCCTGGCTGAAACGGGCTGGTCATCTCGTCACTCCTTCGCTACGCCCACGTAACGCTAGTCCCCTGATCAACGAGCGGCACCCCCGGAAGGTGCCGCCGCGGCGCTCACCTCGGGTTTCCCACGGCTAGGCTAGGTTGATCAGCATGACAAATTCGGACAACGACGCAGGCCGTAGCGAATCGTCCGACTCCCCCACGGGAGGGTCCGAACCTTCCTCGGCCGGTTATGAAGCGCCTCCGATCGAGCACACCCAGGGCACCGCGGCCGAGCAGCCGCAGAACTACCCGCCGGCATACAACCCGCCGCCGGTCTCGGGGTACGACCAGCCTCCGGCGTACACGCCGACCACCGGCTACCCGCCGCCCGGGGGTTTCGCGGCGCCGGACTATCCGCCGCCCGCCGGTTACCCGCCGCCCTACCCCGACGCCGGCCCGCCCGCGCCCTACCCGGGCCCCGGCTACGCCCCACCGGGATACCCGCCCCCGGATTTCGGTGGCCCGTCCTACCCGCCGCCGCCGTACGGCGCCGTACCCGGCGGATATCCGCCCGCCGGCGGGTGGACCGGGGCCGAGTTCGGTTACGGGCCGCCGCCCCCGCAGGGCACCAACACCATGGCGATCGGCTCCCTGGTGGCCTCGTGCGTCGGCCTGTTCTGTTGCCTGGGGTCCATCGTCGGGATCGTGCTCGGCATCGTGGCGATGGGCCAGATCAAGCAGACCCACCAGGACGGCAACGGGCTGGCGATCGCCGGCATCGTCGTCGGTGTGCTCACCCTTCTGATCAGCGGCATCGCCACCCTGGCCATCATCGGCTCGGGCTCCTGACCCGCGGGACCACTTAGCTCGGCGGCTGGAACCTCTCGCCCTTGCGCTGCATACCCGCGGCCCTGCCCTTGCCCGCGATCACCAGCGCCATCTTGCGGCTGGCCTCGTCGATCATCTCGTCGCCGAGCATCGCCGCTCCCCTGGCGCCGCCGGCCTTCGAGGTGTGCCACTCGTAGGCTTCCAGGATCAATTCGGCATGGTCGTAGGCCTCCTGACGGGGGCTGTAGATTTCGTTGCCCGCCTCGATCTGGTCGGGATGCAGCACCCACTTGCCGTCGTAGCCCAGCGCCGCCGAGCGGCCCGCGACCCGCCGGAACGCTTCGACGTCCCGCACCTTCAGATACGGGCCGTCGATGGCGGCGATGCCGTTGGCGCGTGCCGCCACCAGGATCCGCATCAACACGTGGTGATAGGCGTCGCCCTCGCCGTACCCTTCGGGCTGCTCCCCGACTTCCAGAGTCCGCATGTTCAGGCTCGCCATCAGATCAGCGGGACCGAGCACCAGGGCCTGGACCCGGGGTGCCGCGGCGATGAGGTCGACGTTCGTCAGCCCCTTGGCGTCCTCGATCTGGGCCTCGATACCGATGTGCCCCAATGGCAGATCGTGCGTGGCCTCCAGCTGGCCGAGCAGGAGATCGAGGGCGTACACGTGTGACACGTCGGTCACCTTGGGCAGCACCACGACGTCCAGCGCGGTCCCAGCCCTGGCGACCACCTCGATGATGTCGGCATGCGTCCACGGGGTGGTCCAGTCGTTGACGCGCACCCCGCGCAGCGCTCCGGACCACCCCGGCTCGGCCAGCGCCGCGGCAACCTGCTCGCGCGCCTGCGCCTTGGCCTCCGGGGCGACGGCGTCCTCAAGGTCGAGGAACACCTGATCGGCGGGAAGGGTCTTGGCCTTCTGGATCATCTTCGCGCTGCTGCCCGGCACGGACAGGCACGTCCGACGGGGTCGATACCGGTTTTCCACAACAACACTCTCTACCCTTTACAACCATGGCGTCGGTCAACAGGGTCTATGCGGCTCGTCTCGCGGGCATGGTCGTACTCGGACCCGACGGCGAATCCATCGGCCGTGTCCGTGACGTGGTCGTCGGCATCAGCGTCGTACGCCAACAACCCCGTGTGCTCGGCCTCGTCATCGAATTGCTCACCCGCAGAAGAATTT
Protein-coding regions in this window:
- a CDS encoding general stress protein, which codes for MTSPFQPGQNPAAAPGGPATGRGRPVGLPTPPKGWPIGSYPTYAEAQRAVDYLSDQEFPVQQVTIVGVDLMQVERVTGRLTWPKVLGGGVLTGAWLGLFIGLILGFFSPNPWSALVTGLIAGVFFGLITSAIPYAMARGTRDFSSTLQLVAGRYDVLCDPQNAERGRDLLARLTI
- a CDS encoding CoA ester lyase, with translation MENRYRPRRTCLSVPGSSAKMIQKAKTLPADQVFLDLEDAVAPEAKAQAREQVAAALAEPGWSGALRGVRVNDWTTPWTHADIIEVVARAGTALDVVVLPKVTDVSHVYALDLLLGQLEATHDLPLGHIGIEAQIEDAKGLTNVDLIAAAPRVQALVLGPADLMASLNMRTLEVGEQPEGYGEGDAYHHVLMRILVAARANGIAAIDGPYLKVRDVEAFRRVAGRSAALGYDGKWVLHPDQIEAGNEIYSPRQEAYDHAELILEAYEWHTSKAGGARGAAMLGDEMIDEASRKMALVIAGKGRAAGMQRKGERFQPPS
- a CDS encoding suppressor of fused domain protein, with translation MTEVLDLVRAHVRDHFARNGITAEPGIASVTFLGTERIDVLRFAGPGDAAVQYVSLGCSRHPMVDPTDMVADPVQGPRAEVVVALRGPSPAGLSRSVAIVAAAPAVEGLVLAPDALVDLETPLWEGAPFTAFLLGHSDIDDVVLPEPLSPVTLLSAVPITPTEAAWVRLKGAEAMREAWVQDGVDPTDPRRRAANPT
- a CDS encoding DUF4190 domain-containing protein; its protein translation is MTNSDNDAGRSESSDSPTGGSEPSSAGYEAPPIEHTQGTAAEQPQNYPPAYNPPPVSGYDQPPAYTPTTGYPPPGGFAAPDYPPPAGYPPPYPDAGPPAPYPGPGYAPPGYPPPDFGGPSYPPPPYGAVPGGYPPAGGWTGAEFGYGPPPPQGTNTMAIGSLVASCVGLFCCLGSIVGIVLGIVAMGQIKQTHQDGNGLAIAGIVVGVLTLLISGIATLAIIGSGS
- a CDS encoding ABC transporter ATP-binding protein, which encodes MAEIVLDGVTKSYPDGTAAVRDLSITVADGEFVILVGPSGCGKSTTLNMIAGLEEITSGELRIDGERVNERSVKDRDIAMVFQSYALYPHMTVGENIAFPLTLAKLNRYEIAQKVEQTAKTLDLTAVLDRKPSQLSGGQRQRVAMGRAIVRNPKAFLLDEPLSNLDAKLRGQMRTEIARLQKRLGTTTLYVTHDQTEAMTLGDRVVVMSSGAVQQIGTPEELYRSPVNLFVAGFIGSPAMNFFPAALTELGIRLPFGEIPLTGAVYERLRDHRFADDLIAGIRPEHLEDAAVIDAYAKIGALVFEVTVEMVETLGADKYVYFGVDGPAAQAVQLAEVAAESAAGENEFVARFPVHSAAKPGSTVQLALNPANVQLFDPRTGSNLSLPEVRA